The following proteins come from a genomic window of Sorex araneus isolate mSorAra2 chromosome 1, mSorAra2.pri, whole genome shotgun sequence:
- the LOC101558938 gene encoding procathepsin L-like, with translation MDNAFQYVKDNRGLNSEESYPYLGTDTGSCNCKPEISVANDTGFVVVPGKEKETVLTVATVRPVSVAIDAHHSSFQFYHPGIYHNPDCSSKDLDHDVLVVGDGYEGTDANSNKYWLIKNSWGPEWDWNGYVKMPKIKTTTVES, from the coding sequence ATGGACAATGCTTTTCAGTATGTTAAGGATAACAGAGGCCTGAATTCCGAGGAGTCCTATCCATACCTCGGGACAGACACAGGTTCATGCAATTGCAAGCCTGAGATTTCCGTTGCCAATGACACTGGCTTCGTGGTTGTTCCTGGCAAGGAGAAGGAGACTGTGCTCACAGTGGCGACTGTAAGGCCTGTCTCTGTCGCTATTGATGCCCATCATTCATCCTTCCAGTTCTACCATCCAGGTATCTATCATAACCCAGACTGCAGCAGTAAAGACCTGGATCATGACGTGCTGGTTGTGGGCGATGGCTATGAAGGAACAGATGCAAACTCAAATAAATATTGGCTTATCAAGAACAGCTGGGGTCCAGAATGGGACTGGAATGGTTATGTGAAAATGCCCAAGATCAAGACAACCACTGTGGAATCATGA